The Ruania alba genome has a window encoding:
- a CDS encoding glutamate-5-semialdehyde dehydrogenase, with amino-acid sequence MSVDTQDPTQVTDEQATAGVGDLARAAKGAARTLRNATSATKDAALHTLADALEAEQATILAANTVDTEREAANGMSPGLVDRLRLTPDRITGIADALRELAGLPDPVGEVVRGQTLPNGLTVRQLRVPMGVVGMIYEARPNVTVDAAGLALKSGNAVLLRGGSAAAASNEAIVTILGDALVSAGLPREAIQSVDAYGRAGARALMRARGLVDVLIPRGGAGLIQTVVTESLVPVIETGVGNCHLYVDSTADVAQAVQILLNAKTQRVGVCNAVETLLVHADAAETFLPAALTALDSAGVRLHTDETSAACAPPSADVVPATDEDWGTEYLSMDIAVRVVPDLDAALEHIRTWSSGHTEAICSQDVRAVQRFTAELDSAALLVNASTRFTDGGQLGLGAEIGISTQKLHARGPMGLAELTTTTWIVQGDGHVRP; translated from the coding sequence ATGAGCGTGGATACTCAGGACCCGACCCAGGTCACGGACGAGCAGGCGACTGCTGGTGTCGGTGACCTTGCCCGTGCTGCGAAGGGTGCCGCCCGGACGCTGCGCAACGCCACCAGTGCCACCAAGGACGCTGCGCTGCATACGCTGGCCGACGCACTGGAAGCAGAGCAGGCCACCATCCTGGCCGCCAACACCGTCGATACCGAGCGCGAGGCCGCGAACGGGATGAGCCCAGGGTTGGTGGACCGCCTCCGCCTCACCCCGGATCGAATCACCGGCATCGCTGACGCTCTCCGCGAGCTCGCCGGGCTGCCCGATCCGGTCGGGGAGGTGGTCCGGGGCCAGACGCTGCCCAACGGGCTCACGGTGCGCCAGCTGCGGGTGCCGATGGGCGTCGTCGGGATGATCTACGAGGCGCGACCGAACGTGACGGTGGACGCCGCCGGTCTGGCGCTGAAGAGCGGAAATGCGGTGCTGCTGCGCGGCGGGTCGGCTGCGGCGGCGAGCAACGAGGCGATCGTGACGATCCTGGGTGATGCCCTGGTCTCGGCGGGGCTGCCGCGCGAGGCGATCCAGTCCGTCGACGCCTACGGTCGTGCCGGCGCCCGCGCCCTGATGCGTGCCCGCGGGCTGGTCGACGTGCTCATCCCACGCGGCGGGGCCGGACTCATCCAGACGGTGGTGACCGAGTCGCTGGTCCCGGTGATCGAGACCGGGGTGGGCAACTGCCATCTCTACGTGGACTCCACGGCCGATGTCGCCCAGGCCGTGCAGATCCTGCTGAACGCGAAGACCCAACGGGTGGGCGTGTGCAATGCCGTGGAGACGTTGCTGGTGCACGCCGACGCCGCAGAGACGTTCCTGCCCGCGGCGCTGACCGCGCTCGACTCTGCTGGTGTGCGGTTGCACACGGACGAGACCTCGGCCGCCTGTGCTCCGCCGTCGGCCGATGTGGTGCCGGCCACCGATGAGGACTGGGGCACCGAGTATCTGAGCATGGACATCGCGGTGCGCGTGGTGCCGGACCTGGATGCCGCGCTGGAGCACATCCGCACCTGGAGCTCCGGGCATACCGAGGCGATCTGCTCTCAGGACGTGCGTGCCGTGCAACGGTTCACCGCTGAGCTGGACTCCGCGGCGCTGCTGGTGAACGCCTCGACACGGTTCACCGACGGCGGCCAGCTCGGTCTGGGGGCCGAGATCGGGATCTCCACCCAGAAGTTGCATGCTCGCGGACCGATGGGTCTGGCCGAGCTCACCACGACCACGTGGATCGTGCAGGGCGACGGACACGTGCGTCCGTGA
- a CDS encoding MFS transporter gives MSPLSSYRNLFSLTGAIYVIIAFLARLPLAMSQIGALLLVSAVTGSYGAGGAAAGATAVVNAVASPLAGALTDRVGQRRVLLVQSVVGAAGLIWLVLAAASYTSGEAWWPLVLIAGASGAFLPQVGTMARVRWRPIARRSGRAEQRMVDAAFSYEGAADEASFVLGPALVGVVAAILNPSAALITAGVLLGVFGLWFALHPTATVVPKPDRSVAAVRLPAVLFVLVFAQLTIGMIFGSVQAGASVLATEAGEPGLTGLLHALLGIGSVTAGLAVVAVPEAFRYENRLRLFTVALAVLSLPLLLVSSIGGLVPVLVVLGLAVAPSMITTFTLAERISPPSRLGAAMTLLAAATGLGYAIGSSAAGRLADWGGYTPAFAVTIVGASSAAIISLAGARALRRAQSTRLPREATS, from the coding sequence ATGTCCCCGCTGAGTTCCTACCGGAACCTGTTCTCCCTCACCGGCGCGATCTACGTGATCATCGCCTTCCTCGCCCGCCTCCCGCTGGCGATGTCGCAGATCGGTGCGCTGCTGCTGGTCTCAGCGGTGACCGGTTCCTACGGTGCCGGTGGTGCCGCGGCCGGTGCGACCGCCGTCGTGAACGCGGTGGCCTCCCCACTGGCCGGTGCGCTCACCGACCGGGTGGGACAGCGCCGGGTGCTGCTCGTGCAGTCGGTGGTGGGCGCCGCCGGACTGATCTGGCTCGTGCTCGCTGCCGCGAGCTACACCTCGGGCGAAGCGTGGTGGCCGCTCGTGCTGATCGCGGGTGCCAGCGGCGCGTTCCTGCCTCAGGTCGGGACGATGGCGCGGGTGCGATGGCGCCCGATCGCACGACGTTCGGGCAGGGCGGAGCAGCGGATGGTCGATGCAGCCTTCTCCTACGAGGGCGCAGCCGACGAGGCCAGCTTCGTGCTCGGGCCGGCCCTGGTCGGGGTGGTGGCGGCGATTCTGAACCCGTCTGCGGCGTTGATCACCGCTGGTGTGCTGCTCGGCGTGTTCGGGCTGTGGTTCGCCCTGCACCCCACGGCCACGGTGGTGCCGAAGCCGGACCGTTCGGTCGCTGCGGTGCGGTTGCCGGCGGTGCTGTTCGTGCTGGTGTTCGCCCAGCTCACAATCGGGATGATCTTCGGGTCGGTCCAGGCGGGGGCTTCGGTGCTCGCCACCGAGGCGGGGGAGCCGGGCCTGACTGGTCTGCTGCACGCGTTGCTCGGGATCGGTTCGGTGACGGCCGGTCTGGCCGTCGTCGCGGTGCCCGAGGCGTTCCGGTACGAGAATCGACTGCGTCTGTTCACGGTTGCTCTGGCGGTACTGAGCCTGCCGCTGCTGCTGGTGTCCTCCATCGGCGGGCTCGTCCCGGTGCTGGTCGTCCTCGGCCTCGCCGTCGCCCCCTCGATGATCACCACCTTCACCCTGGCTGAGCGGATCAGTCCGCCGAGCCGGCTCGGTGCCGCGATGACGTTGCTCGCCGCTGCGACCGGCCTCGGGTACGCGATCGGCTCGAGCGCGGCCGGGCGGCTCGCCGACTGGGGCGGGTACACCCCGGCCTTCGCCGTCACGATCGTGGGGGCGTCTTCAGCCGCGATCATCTCGCTGGCCGGTGCGCGAGCCCTCCGTCGAGCGCAGAGCACCAGGCTCCCGCGCGAAGCGACCAGCTGA
- a CDS encoding LLM class flavin-dependent oxidoreductase has translation MSAASAARPTSLIALDLSGAGAPREWRRAEDSDAESFIMGRLAGLASLADKGGVDVLALDETFHAAGQRRRDDWLDGAVAASRLSRHTSSATLVATVPLTGSRPDHVGGAVASVHRASAGRAGWQLEVAESGTRSLRAVESVIGTWPTTAERTSATTRPQVVVPVRTPVDGELAAARGDIARISVATFEEARAARTAIREAAAEWGRDPDDVQVLVDVHAVISADAPSARARWDLLTSLETQPRQVPLRSIGTATDLADLWATWVHGEPPTGSP, from the coding sequence ATGTCTGCTGCATCCGCTGCTCGTCCCACCTCCCTGATCGCCCTCGATCTCTCCGGCGCCGGCGCACCGCGCGAATGGCGCCGCGCTGAGGACTCCGACGCCGAGTCCTTCATCATGGGTCGCCTCGCCGGGCTCGCCTCCCTCGCCGACAAGGGCGGGGTCGACGTGCTGGCCTTGGACGAGACCTTCCACGCCGCCGGCCAGCGTCGCCGGGACGACTGGCTCGACGGCGCCGTCGCCGCCTCCCGCCTCTCCCGGCACACCTCCTCGGCCACCCTGGTGGCGACGGTGCCGCTGACCGGGAGCCGCCCGGACCACGTCGGCGGAGCGGTCGCCAGCGTGCACCGCGCCTCGGCCGGTCGTGCCGGCTGGCAGCTTGAGGTCGCCGAGTCCGGCACGCGTAGCCTGCGCGCGGTCGAGTCCGTGATCGGCACGTGGCCCACGACGGCGGAGCGCACCAGTGCCACGACCCGCCCCCAGGTGGTGGTTCCGGTGCGTACCCCAGTGGACGGTGAGCTCGCCGCCGCGCGCGGCGACATCGCCCGGATCAGCGTGGCCACCTTCGAGGAGGCCCGGGCCGCCCGGACCGCGATCCGTGAGGCTGCCGCCGAGTGGGGCCGCGACCCCGACGATGTGCAGGTGCTCGTCGATGTGCACGCCGTGATCTCCGCCGACGCCCCGAGTGCGCGGGCTCGATGGGACCTGCTCACCTCGCTGGAGACCCAGCCGCGACAGGTGCCGCTGCGCTCGATCGGAACCGCGACCGACCTCGCCGACCTGTGGGCCACCTGGGTACACGGGGAGCCGCCGACGGGTTCACCGTGA
- a CDS encoding CHAT domain-containing protein, whose product MRTWHGEWSRTEVDDAVTELLAGSAGDDAAALHGEARRVANAGDLPGAERLLHQARECATSVEDICRIEGTLAFVEVEQGRADEGLARCVAALDGAESGTLAHALLAGQLGTIRFVRGETDAAIELFSTALEVLTGEERCRMLLNRGTAHLSVAAYEAARRDFEEGTRGSNAVSAAKSAHNLGYLHLLRGELVDALRWMDRARPDLAELGTSVTATLDIDRATALDAAGLRGEAVALLRDVAARLHGSGLWRLQADVDLHLARQLGDDESLGAAERAVRRNREHGNAVDADEARAVVMLSRCRSARPPSPHSVETLADRLERAGRRHTATALRMRAAGLRGAEPRLPDSEEPLTVRLLAGEVAAEVALRAGDTDAALSAAAAAIDELDRWQRGIGSLELQSVSRRLGARVIRLGQRAAHLSGDPQDLLTWSERARELVARVPATRPPEELGNLLADLRQLGPDGDPAARLQLVAQIRHGRWLAAADLPTGALVTVQAVRERAAGERAGRYVTLMEIEGRLIALTLGDREEILDLGEWAHMARLLGGLSADLTMAAQLATPVVRAALQERIEAFDHILEPALCGASSLVVTAPAVMARMPWGQLPSTADVPVTVPTSASAWLRNGDRHDPIGDVGVVVGPGTRTGSAEADVVRQRWHTHTVTAGDRCHDAEALAADVDLLHVSAHGQDREAHPLFASLQLTDGDLFGHDVELFGRVPPVVVLSACGAAGGSLGMARAWLHAGARTVVAAPADIAETAALERFSRLHELLAGGRSPAEAVATAFGGDALDCAVQCYGTG is encoded by the coding sequence CTGCCGGATCGAGGGAACCCTCGCGTTCGTCGAAGTCGAGCAGGGTCGTGCAGACGAAGGGCTCGCCCGGTGCGTGGCAGCGCTCGACGGCGCGGAGAGCGGCACACTGGCGCACGCACTCCTCGCGGGCCAGCTCGGCACGATCCGCTTCGTCCGCGGAGAGACTGACGCGGCCATCGAGCTGTTCAGCACCGCGCTGGAGGTCCTGACGGGAGAGGAGCGGTGCCGCATGCTCCTGAACCGGGGGACGGCCCACCTGAGCGTCGCCGCCTACGAGGCTGCTCGGCGGGACTTCGAGGAAGGCACCCGAGGCTCGAACGCCGTCTCGGCGGCCAAGAGTGCCCACAACCTCGGCTACCTGCACCTGCTCCGCGGCGAACTGGTGGACGCACTCCGGTGGATGGACCGCGCGCGCCCCGACCTCGCCGAGCTCGGCACGTCCGTGACCGCGACCCTCGACATCGACCGGGCCACGGCGCTGGACGCGGCCGGCCTGCGTGGTGAAGCAGTGGCGCTGCTGCGCGATGTGGCGGCGCGCCTGCATGGCAGCGGGCTGTGGCGGCTCCAAGCCGATGTCGACCTGCACCTGGCTCGCCAGCTCGGCGACGACGAGTCGCTGGGAGCCGCTGAGCGCGCGGTGCGTCGCAACCGTGAGCACGGCAACGCCGTCGATGCCGACGAGGCGCGCGCGGTGGTCATGCTCAGCAGGTGCCGCAGCGCGAGGCCACCGAGCCCGCACAGCGTGGAGACTCTCGCCGACCGGCTGGAGCGGGCCGGACGCCGGCACACGGCGACCGCGCTGCGGATGCGCGCCGCCGGCCTGCGCGGGGCAGAGCCCCGGCTCCCGGACAGTGAGGAGCCGCTGACCGTCCGCCTGCTTGCCGGTGAGGTCGCGGCTGAGGTGGCGTTGCGAGCCGGCGACACCGATGCGGCTCTGAGTGCGGCAGCGGCTGCGATCGACGAGCTCGACCGGTGGCAGCGCGGAATCGGCAGCCTCGAGCTGCAGTCGGTGAGCCGGCGGTTGGGGGCGCGGGTGATCAGGCTCGGCCAACGCGCCGCACATCTGAGCGGGGATCCTCAGGACCTGCTCACCTGGTCCGAGCGAGCTCGTGAGCTGGTGGCTCGCGTTCCTGCCACCCGACCGCCGGAGGAACTCGGCAACCTGCTGGCCGACTTGCGCCAACTCGGTCCGGACGGTGATCCCGCCGCGCGGTTGCAGCTGGTCGCCCAGATCCGCCACGGACGGTGGTTGGCCGCAGCGGATCTTCCGACTGGTGCGCTCGTCACGGTGCAGGCGGTGCGTGAACGGGCGGCGGGAGAACGAGCCGGACGCTACGTGACACTGATGGAGATCGAGGGCCGCCTCATCGCCCTCACGCTCGGCGACCGCGAGGAGATCCTCGACCTCGGCGAGTGGGCACACATGGCGCGCCTCCTCGGGGGTCTCAGCGCGGACCTGACGATGGCAGCACAGCTCGCGACCCCCGTGGTGCGGGCCGCTCTCCAGGAGCGGATCGAGGCGTTCGACCACATCCTCGAGCCCGCGCTATGCGGGGCGTCCTCGCTCGTCGTCACCGCCCCGGCGGTGATGGCTCGGATGCCGTGGGGCCAGCTGCCGAGCACTGCGGACGTCCCGGTGACCGTGCCGACCTCGGCGAGCGCCTGGCTGCGCAACGGCGATCGGCACGACCCGATCGGCGACGTCGGAGTCGTCGTCGGGCCCGGTACCCGCACCGGAAGCGCGGAGGCGGACGTGGTGCGCCAGCGATGGCACACGCACACGGTGACGGCAGGGGACCGGTGCCACGACGCCGAGGCCCTCGCTGCGGACGTGGATCTGCTGCATGTGAGCGCCCACGGTCAGGACCGGGAGGCGCACCCACTGTTCGCCTCCTTGCAGCTGACCGACGGCGACCTGTTCGGACACGACGTCGAGCTCTTCGGTCGGGTGCCGCCCGTGGTGGTCCTCTCCGCGTGCGGGGCAGCCGGTGGCTCGCTCGGGATGGCGCGGGCGTGGCTGCACGCGGGAGCGCGCACTGTGGTGGCGGCGCCGGCCGACATCGCCGAGACGGCCGCGCTCGAGCGATTCTCCCGGCTGCACGAGTTGCTCGCCGGCGGGCGCAGCCCGGCCGAGGCGGTCGCGACGGCGTTCGGTGGCGACGCGCTCGACTGTGCCGTGCAGTGCTACGGCACCGGGTGA